The genomic interval TGGTAACGTTAGTGTGTCTAAATGTTCGTATCTTTATCAAGATAATTGTTAACCAGCACCTAAGACATTTTGATTGTGCTTTAATAAAGAGCTATCAATAATTTAAATTGTCAACATGCTGTTAATGTAGACAAAGTGGGTCATTCGGTTTTAAAGTTTTAGCAATATAAGCTACAGCAAGCGACGCAACATGAAGGTAGCCGGAAGCTACTGATTAGCTTCACTGTGTTGACATCATCCGAACGTTTGTTGCCAACGTTACATCATATATCAGCTATACAACACGTTAGCATCACGGAAACACGGCCCACTGCCATGGCTTTAACAGTCTGTGCTCTTACCTTTAAATATAATGTCCACAGCTCGGTTAAATATCAGAAACAAAACCAAAGAGACATCAAAGAGTCAGATGTCAAAACGCAGCAGAGAGCGATCAGCTGATCTCTGCTCTGTTTATCTGGTGAGCTCCTgaccttcagaataaaagcatcaacCAAACGTCAAAACGTCAACGTTCACGTTGCTGGCTTCATCTAATAGTAATAACACTATGTTAgtcaaaataaatagataatgacaataataatgataataataataataataataataataataataataataataataataataataataataatgataataataaaagaaaaataataaaatatattccaTTTAAATCTTGTACAAAAGAAAAATACCCTTCATTTGCTGGATACAGATCTACAAATACTAGCTTTGCTCCCACTGATataattttaaaatatgtttgtgtgttggtcAGGACAAACAACCACAGTAGAACAACATTTTGGGCTCTAACAACTTGTCATGTGTatatgtctttctttttttaaacttttaatagAACTAAATGTATATGaataattgtgtgtgtttgtgtgtgtattatcaatttattaaaatatattttaataaaataaataattcaactTTTACAGACAGAATAAGGAAACAGAATTATTAATCGTCAAATTAGAATTTATAAATTTTGTTAGTATTAGATTGAGTTTATGAATGcatcatttaaaggtcccatatcatgctaattttcaggttcatacttgtattatgtgttcctactagaacatgtttacatgctgtaatgttaaaaaaactttattttcctcatactgtctgcttgaatatacctgtatttaccctctgtctgaaatgctccgttttagtgcatttcaacggaattgcaacggaattgcaacacatttagaatgtttacatttaaaacagtgtaatggtctaaatattgtatatttgtgacatcacaaatggacagaaatcctaacggcttatttcaaacgcacaatttctgaataaggcctgtgtgtatttctctgtatattgagcgctttgatactttcacagtatttataaagcacttaaatctgctttataatataaaagacatgaaaatcttactttttaaaatatgggacctttaaaagaatatatacatactcaGCCATCagctttcatctttttttttctttatactgTGAACAATCATGCTCATTCTTTGGTCAACACTTTTGcacatttaatcattttaaacagtGTAAATTGCTTGTATATGAAAACATACTTGAAAATAAACTTGTTTCTGAtttctaattatttttatttattttttatttttttacctttttataccaaaaaagtttttttcttatattaatcgtattgtaatgtattagtTTGACACTGTATCACACAACCCTcagctgaataaataaataaataagtacagcACTTCCACTCAGTACCACTAGGTGTTGCCAGTGACGTCGGCTGTCATTGTCAGTCGTCCTCTTTTTCTACCGACGAAGAAGTCCCAACATCCGGCTCTGGAGCGCCCTTTCGGTGTATTTCTGTCCTGAAActggacagacagagaaaacaacaacaaaaagcgGTCTCAACCAGTCACATCGAAGCCCCGCAGCCGAGAGGAGGATTTGATGTTGACGCTTGAATGTTAAAAGACCAAACGATGTCTGTGGTGTTGGACGGGAGTCCGCTGAAAGCGATGCAgagctcacacactcacacagcgcaGACCAATGCTCTGAGGTGAgtagtggaggaggagaggaagctgACTGAACTACTACAGCCAGACTCTAAAGGCACTTTAACACATGTTGTATTAGAGTTAACTGTTAGACCTTTATATGTTCCTATTCTATTCTATAGCTCATGTTGAAAGTTACTGAGTTAACCAGAGAGGCTACATTGAGTACTTTTCAGTTAAAGTTATAAAACACATATATAAACATGATAAGCTGTATTGTTTTACTGTGGTTGTTTGTTCTGACCAACAcctaaaaatactttaaaatgaTATCAGTTGGAGCAAAGCTAGTATTTGTAGATCCAGCAAATGTTGaggatttttattttgtacaagatttaaatggaatatattttagggctgcaatgcaactaaggattatttcctttatttattatttccttATTTTGATTGATCTATCAGTTGATTGATAGAAAATTAATCTAActtttttttgatatttttaatgtttttttcataaattttttttatcaagttaCATCTTCCTAATAATGAGGATTTGCTTggtttctttgtcttatgtgatagtaaactaaacacaaaaacaccataaagaGATTTCTTTAAACTAAGCGATTGATCGGTACATTGAGAACAATTATTTTAAGTTACTGCCCTTTTCTGTTGATTATTCTTGTCATTAATTAGTCATTTAGTGTATcagatgtcagaaaatagtgaaaaatgtctaccacaacaagtgacatgCATAGGGCTGTGCATTGGCAAGAATCctgcgatacgatacgtatcatgacaggaaattcaatatattgcgatactgtaagtaaggcgttatattgcgattttttttttttttgtaatcttattttagaaaaactgtcatagtgtaaagaacacaccagaaatacaccaatatagaataggcaaaaataatacattcgcactgcatgcaaaaaactgcattgtgTTGCCcccaaaactgtatgtgattatcataaagtgggcatgtctgtaaaggggagactcgggggtacccatagaacccattttcattcacatatcttgaagtcagcggtcaagggacccctttgaaaaaggccatgccagtttttcctctccaagtgtaactttggagcgttttttagcctccttcgcgataAGCTggtaagacatggttggtaccaatgaattctttaggttttcttatttcatatgatgccatcttCACTCAATGGCTCTACGTTCActagctataaaactgagcTACATCCGCCTGAAAGATCAAATAGCTGCCcaatttttaagaggttaatttaAAATCGATAaggtgttttggagaatcgatacggtatcacaacacataatattgcgatactcatgtgtatcaatattttcttcattttgatTGACTTTTGATTAGTCAATCAAAATggtaatcgataatgaaaagtATTGTTAGTCGCAGCCCTAAAATATGTTGTTCTCTTTTTTATTAGTGATGTATAAATGGATCTTTATGTCTGAAAGAACCTTCCCTTCtcacacacatagacagacacTAGACACACACCTCTTTTTCCTCGTCATTTTCTGCTTGTCGATACTAAACTTCCCACTCTGCCCATCATTTCATCGTGTACACTCTTCCCCTCTAGCGCCCAGGAACTCTCCCAGGAGATCAAGTCCTTCATCAGTGGCGTTGACACGGTTCAGGGCCGGAAGCTCAGTGTCCGGGAACACGCCCGCTGTGCTGTGCGCCTGCTGCGCTCGGTCCCGGCCTGTCGAGGGGCGGTGCTGGAGCACCTGAGGGGCGTGTACAATGAGCACGTCTCCGCCTTCCTGCACAACCTGGAGACGGAGAACGATGCCAGCTCCGGGGTCAGCTCCAACCTGGAGGACATCATACAGGTGCGATGACACGAGGACACACATGGAACTTCTTTTAAAACTCTTACCATATCTTGAAAATATTGAAAGATTTATAAAGATTAGAACATTAAATTGGTTTTATAGGCACACTAGAGTAAGAGATCCAGACCCTGCCTAATCTCTCGCAATCTTAAATGTTTTCCTGcattcataaaaatataataatcattGCGAAATTCCCCGGAAAATGATCTTAATGTATTTCTGTTTGTCTGTAGGAGGTTCACGGCGTGCTGTCAGAGTTCATCCGTCTCAACCCCCGGGCCTGGGCCCCTCTAGTGTCCACCTGGGCTGTGGACTTGTTGGGTCAGCTGAGCAGCAAGCACGCCGGCCGCCGGGTGGCCCCCCACTCCTCCAGCCTCAACGAGCTGCTCCAGCTCTGGATGTCCTGTGCTGCCACCCGCTCTCTCATGGAGGCCTACTCCCAGTGTTTGGCCGCCATGCTGGCGTGGTGCCCCGACGCGTGCGTGGATGCGCTGTTGGACACCTCGGTTCAGCACTCTCCGCATTTTGACTGGGTGGTGGCTCACATCGGCTCCGCCTTCCCGGGTACCATCATCAGCCGAGTGTTGGCATGTGGACTCAAAGACTTCTGCTCTCATGGCGCTAAGGACCAGGGGCTGATGGTGATGGGGCAGGATAAAGGCAGCAGAGTGCCAAAGATTGGCTCAGTGGTGGGAATCCTCGGACATCTCGCAGTGCACCACTCAGACAGCATCAGGAAGGAGCTGCTCAGGATGTTTCAGGAAAGCCTGAGTCCGTCAAGCCCCATGTCTCCCACTCCATCCTCAACATCTTGGGAGAGTTCCCCTCAACTCCGTCGTGCTGCAGTAccgtttctgctgcagctggctGCAATGTCCCCCAACCTCTTTGGTGCGGTGTCTGCAGAGCTGGTGGAGCTGCTACGCCCTCCTGTCCTGCTCCAGCTGCAGGCCTTGCTGCAGGGCATCCCCAGAGAGGAACTGGATAACATGCTGGGCCTGGCTGTCCACCTTATCAGCCAGAGCCCCTCAGGAGGGTCCCGGGTCCTCCGTTTTCTGGCAGACACGGCGACCCCGGCCTCGGTCATCATCTCCGGCCCTACACCCTCCCCTCACGAAGGTGTCAGAGAAGGCTGCGATCGCCTCCTCCAGATGCTGCTTCTGCATCTCCACAAACTGGTCTTCAACCTCTCGGATGGAGCTGAAGTCAACCCCCATCGCCCCGCTTCCTCTCAGCCCCAGAGGGTCATCCCCttcctggaggagctgcagtctCACGTAGGAGAGCTCTGTGCCGAGACGCTGCGACTGGAAAGGAAGCGTCACCTCTGGCTGCACCAGTTGCTGTGTCTGCTGTCGGTGTATGGAGGTCCCAGCGTGGCCACTGAGGCCTTCTGCCAGCTACTCACCCAGGCCCACAACCCAGAGGAGCTGGCTCTGGCCTGGCAGCTCCACACCACACTCTCCTCTTGCATGGTGGGACTCATTCCCGCCGCTGTGACTCGCTGTGTGGCccagatccacacacacactctaggGCCTCGGCAGCTGAGGCAGCTGCTGCTTAACCTTGCCGCAGCCATCCAGAGTCAggatgaggagagaagaggagcagcCGGCGTTCAGTCCTCCATGGCCATCCAGGTGGGCTCTGCAGTCTCAGGACACCTCCATGATTTTGGCCCGCTCCTTCTCCACGGTGACTCCCCTGTATCTCACGCTACAGTGCGCCTCCTGTCCTGTAGCCCACTCCCTCGCGCCTCCTCCCCAGCACACCTGCTCGTGCTCTCCCGTGCAGCCGTCACTCATTTCTTCCTGGCGCtgcggaggagaggagaaggagggaaggTGGGGAGAGACGGGGGACAGGCGGCCGAGGCGGTGAACTGTTCGGTCCTGCTCCTGTCCCGTCTCGCAGCGTATTCACCGCTCACACTCAAAGCGGTACTTCAGCAGCTGGTCGAGGGAGCGCTGCATAGAGGCAACGCCGGCCTGTTTGGAGGGCAGATCGCAGACATGTCTGGTGCCCCTTTGCCTTCCCCAGCTTTGTCTCCTGACATTGGAGCATCTTTGCTGGATATCAACTGTCGGTTCGGTACCACCGTCAACTTTTCTGGCAGCGTGTGGTCTGTGTTTCATGCCGGGGTGATTGGCAAGGGGCTGAAGGTCCGCACTGAGATACAGCTGCCTGACCCGTCGGGGGTCATGCAGGTGAGTTCGACAATTTGAGAACTATAGTTTAACACAGTTTCAAGCAAAATGTGGATTAGATAACAGAGATTTTTCCCATTGAAGTAGGTCATGAATGCACATTTCAGCAGTCTTATCAATCAGTTTGAACTTGAAACTACATTTTCACATAAATATTTGACAggaaattaataacaataacatattgGATGGAGGTAGATCTATGTGGGTGACCCACCCAAGCAAATTCTGAATATTTCACATACTGCAAAGATGCAGAAATATATAGAATTGCATCCTGTATGTGACTGTTATCTCAACTACACCTGAAAATAATTAGATACTGTActtatgtgttttttgtgtgctgCAGCAGACTGACAATGTGTCGCAACCATTTTCTTCTCTCTGTAGAACGTCCAGACTCTGCTGACCGTTGTAGTCCAGTGTTGCAGCTCCTCTGGTCTCAACGGCTCCATCAACGGCTCACGACCACCGTCTGACCCCGACGAGCCGCTGCCCATCAACGCCGAGGCAGCCAAGGTTATTGCAGTTACAATGGTGGAAAACGTCTGTCCCGATGTGGCCAACGGTGAGCTGTCCTGGCCGCCAGAAGAGCACGCCCGCACCACGGTGGAGCGAGACATCTACATCCGGCGTTGCTTCGAGGCCCACCCGGTGCTCTTCCCCCTGCTTCAGGTGGTGGCAGCCGGACGCCCGGCTCTCTGCTACTGCTCAGCTGTGCTCAGGGGCCTCCTGGCCACTCTGCTGGCCCACTGGGAGTCGTCCCGCGAGGCGTTGTCCACAGACTCCCCGTGGCACCTCCAGGCCTCCTGCACcctggtgtcctgcatgggagAGGGCCAGCTCCTGCCTCCTGTGCTGGCCAACGTCCACGAAGCCTTCCCCCACCTCACTCCCTTCGAGGTGCGGCTGCTGCTCCTGGCTGTGTGGGAGTACGTGAGAGGCAACGGGCCCATGCCCCAGAAGTTTGTCTTCAGCTCAGAGAAGGGGCTGTTCTGCAGGGATTTCTCACGGGACGGTGACGTGGCGAGATACGTGGCACCGATTCACAGCGTCCTGCATAAAAACATTGATAGATTGGGACATCTGTGCTGGCGGTTCCAGCTCTAAAGGGAACTATGTAGAGCAGGTGACAACGGATGAATAGAGACTGTAAAATAGACGGAATACCGTGTTACATTGCTCCAAGAGTGGACTGCAAAGTTGCTTTCACTGTACTTCAGTTTCATACAAgtatagctgtgtgtgtgtgtaagtatgtgtaagtatgtgtgtgcgtgtgtgtgtgtgtgcgtgtgtaccTTTTGTACCATATTTTTAGACTTGATATGTTTCTAACTAGTTGTTTCTGTGACAAAGACAAGGGGACGAGAGAAATGGCACACATGTACAATATGTTAATACAGAATTTGCTCCACACAAAACACAGCCTTTAATGTGTCATTTTGGTGGGAAAATACAATTTAACTGCTAATTcatttttagattgttttttgtgtcattttcagATTTCTCACGTTCTAAAATTGTGGCTAAAAACACGCCTTTCATCTCTTGTTAAATGCCCAAAACTGTTGTTTCAACCactttataaaataaatcatttggTCCTAGAATGTGTCTTGAATAGAGCATCCTTTATAATGCTAAAATGTTTTCTCACAGGACTCTCTTGGTGATTAACGTGATCACCACTACAGTTGGTATCCTCTAAGCCGGTGGTTTCCAACCTTTTGTGTTCATGACCGCTTAATACGAAGCATCAAATCGCAGGGTAGCGGTTCTTCCTTCTTAGAGACTGTTTCATGTAAATAAGTTTTAGAGGTAAAGCTGAACtctatttcacaagaaaaaaagcaaacattagAGAAATTCTGACAAATAAAcgtaacttattttttttcattttaaacccAACTAATGACCTCAACGTTGTAAACAACTGAAAGGGTTTGGACAAAATAATGGGAACACCTGTACATTATAATACAATCTATTAACCCTGCCCATGTTTGTATTTAGGGAGGACAAAATAACACATATTTGACAGCATTATTCAACACAATTCAACAGTTGAAAATTGGAATAGAGTTGaatcaaaaccttttttttcttgtgaccCCGTAAAATAATgtatagggatgcaccgttccgactttttcagtcccgatagcgatacctgggctttgggtatcgataccgagtactgatccgataccagtgtttaattaataagctgtatgcctcactgtgttgaagtgacggggatcattcttttatgtgtaaggaaacatcaggcttgacttaaacacagctctgaaaaacaaaatgtaaaaaaaaatacatagatataaatttactgaattgttattaattattaaaataataaattgtacaccggcaacttggcaaaaaaaattgtcagaattaacaggaattacaattcaagtgtgaacctgtttaatgcagcaacaaattggtcaaaatttccacaggaattacaatttcaGTATATAacgtatatagtatataaacatagaatttaatttaatagatcggccccattgtcaccgacaTCGGTTTCAGCTATTGTAATCAGTATCGACCCAATATCccatccggtatcggtgcatccctatt from Sebastes fasciatus isolate fSebFas1 chromosome 10, fSebFas1.pri, whole genome shotgun sequence carries:
- the ints5 gene encoding integrator complex subunit 5, translated to MLKDQTMSVVLDGSPLKAMQSSHTHTAQTNALSAQELSQEIKSFISGVDTVQGRKLSVREHARCAVRLLRSVPACRGAVLEHLRGVYNEHVSAFLHNLETENDASSGVSSNLEDIIQEVHGVLSEFIRLNPRAWAPLVSTWAVDLLGQLSSKHAGRRVAPHSSSLNELLQLWMSCAATRSLMEAYSQCLAAMLAWCPDACVDALLDTSVQHSPHFDWVVAHIGSAFPGTIISRVLACGLKDFCSHGAKDQGLMVMGQDKGSRVPKIGSVVGILGHLAVHHSDSIRKELLRMFQESLSPSSPMSPTPSSTSWESSPQLRRAAVPFLLQLAAMSPNLFGAVSAELVELLRPPVLLQLQALLQGIPREELDNMLGLAVHLISQSPSGGSRVLRFLADTATPASVIISGPTPSPHEGVREGCDRLLQMLLLHLHKLVFNLSDGAEVNPHRPASSQPQRVIPFLEELQSHVGELCAETLRLERKRHLWLHQLLCLLSVYGGPSVATEAFCQLLTQAHNPEELALAWQLHTTLSSCMVGLIPAAVTRCVAQIHTHTLGPRQLRQLLLNLAAAIQSQDEERRGAAGVQSSMAIQVGSAVSGHLHDFGPLLLHGDSPVSHATVRLLSCSPLPRASSPAHLLVLSRAAVTHFFLALRRRGEGGKVGRDGGQAAEAVNCSVLLLSRLAAYSPLTLKAVLQQLVEGALHRGNAGLFGGQIADMSGAPLPSPALSPDIGASLLDINCRFGTTVNFSGSVWSVFHAGVIGKGLKVRTEIQLPDPSGVMQNVQTLLTVVVQCCSSSGLNGSINGSRPPSDPDEPLPINAEAAKVIAVTMVENVCPDVANGELSWPPEEHARTTVERDIYIRRCFEAHPVLFPLLQVVAAGRPALCYCSAVLRGLLATLLAHWESSREALSTDSPWHLQASCTLVSCMGEGQLLPPVLANVHEAFPHLTPFEVRLLLLAVWEYVRGNGPMPQKFVFSSEKGLFCRDFSRDGDVARYVAPIHSVLHKNIDRLGHLCWRFQL